Proteins from one Mycolicibacter virginiensis genomic window:
- the rfbB gene encoding dTDP-glucose 4,6-dehydratase — protein MHLLVTGGAGFIGANFVHSTLAQRPGTTITVLDALTYAGSRESLAALDSQAGRFRLVQGDITDAALVDALVADLNPETDAVVHFAAETHVDNALADPEPFLRSNVVGTFTVLEAVRAHGIRLHHISTDEVYGDLALDDPRRFTETTPYHPSSPYSSTKAAADLLVHSWVRSYGVRATISNCSNNYGPYQHVEKFIPRQITNLLTGRRAKLYGSGANVRDWIHVDDHNSAVWQIMTGGHIGRTYLIGADGERDNRSVLQAILRLMDHDPDDFDHVSDRPGHDLRYAIDPSALRDELGWKPEHTDFEAGLRETIDWYRANESWWAPLKEAAEARYAKLGR, from the coding sequence ATGCATCTGCTGGTCACCGGTGGCGCCGGGTTCATCGGCGCCAACTTTGTGCACAGCACACTCGCGCAGCGCCCCGGCACCACGATCACCGTGCTGGACGCGTTGACCTACGCCGGCAGCCGCGAATCGCTGGCCGCCTTGGATTCCCAGGCCGGCCGGTTCCGGCTGGTGCAGGGCGACATCACCGATGCCGCGCTGGTCGACGCCCTAGTCGCCGATCTGAATCCCGAGACCGACGCCGTGGTGCACTTCGCCGCCGAAACCCACGTGGACAATGCACTAGCCGACCCGGAGCCGTTCCTGCGATCCAACGTGGTCGGCACCTTCACCGTGCTGGAGGCGGTGCGCGCCCACGGGATACGGCTGCACCACATCTCCACCGATGAGGTCTACGGCGATCTGGCCCTCGATGATCCGCGCCGGTTCACCGAGACGACGCCGTATCACCCGTCGAGCCCGTACTCGTCGACCAAGGCCGCCGCCGATCTGCTGGTGCACTCCTGGGTGCGCTCCTATGGCGTACGCGCGACGATCTCGAACTGCTCCAACAACTACGGGCCCTATCAGCACGTGGAGAAGTTCATCCCGCGCCAGATCACCAACCTGCTCACCGGGCGGCGGGCCAAGTTGTACGGCAGCGGCGCCAACGTCCGCGACTGGATCCACGTCGACGACCACAACAGTGCCGTCTGGCAGATCATGACCGGCGGCCACATCGGGCGCACCTACCTGATCGGCGCCGACGGGGAGCGCGACAACCGCAGCGTGCTGCAGGCGATCCTGCGGTTGATGGACCACGACCCGGACGACTTCGACCACGTCTCCGACCGGCCCGGTCACGACCTGCGTTACGCGATCGACCCGTCAGCGCTGCGCGACGAATTGGGCTGGAAGCCCGAGCACACCGACTTCGAGGCCGGCCTGCGCGAGACCATCGACTGGTACCGCGCCAACGAATCCTGGTGGGCCCCATTGAAAGAGGCCGCCGAGGCCCGTTACGCGAAGCTGGGACGCTGA
- a CDS encoding flotillin family protein, protein MSLVLIVTIGTIAALLLLVVLPMIYVKNYIKVPPNEVAVFTGRGTPKVVRGGARFRMPGIERVDIMSLEPFNVSINLQNALSNNGVPVNVEAVGLVRIGSADEAVQTAVQRFLTSDLDDLQRQINDILAGSLRGITATMTVEDLNSNRDTLARSVVEEAGTDLARIGMEVDVLKIAGISDRNGYLESLGQRRIAEVKRDATVGTAEAERDAQIQSAKARQAGAVAQAEADTAIATANQKRDVELARLRAQTEAENAQADQAGPLAHARAEKDVGIAVEQAEAARVQARIEVEQRRAEQAQAALQADVIAPAEAQRQADVARAEGQRQAAILAAQAQAEAARQAGEAQADARKAAADALRVERQAEADGARAALVAEAEGTKAKLLAEAEGKKEIANALNSYSAEAARMLMLPDVLASVVAATQAAAAPLSDIERLSIVGGAGDAQDAIGGLLGISPLGIAKVLETLKASGVDVAAMLSPKDTESPPVPNSYPLPTE, encoded by the coding sequence GTGTCGCTTGTCTTGATCGTGACCATCGGCACTATCGCAGCACTGTTGTTGCTGGTCGTGTTGCCGATGATCTACGTGAAGAACTACATCAAGGTCCCGCCGAACGAAGTCGCGGTGTTCACCGGGCGGGGTACGCCGAAGGTGGTGCGCGGCGGGGCCAGGTTCCGGATGCCGGGCATCGAACGGGTCGACATCATGTCGCTGGAGCCGTTCAACGTCAGCATCAACCTGCAGAACGCGCTGTCCAACAACGGCGTGCCGGTCAACGTCGAAGCCGTCGGCCTGGTCCGCATCGGCTCGGCCGACGAAGCCGTGCAGACCGCGGTGCAACGCTTCCTGACGTCGGACCTCGATGATCTGCAGCGCCAGATCAACGACATCCTGGCCGGGAGCCTGCGTGGCATCACCGCCACGATGACCGTCGAGGACCTCAACTCCAACCGCGACACGCTGGCCCGCAGCGTGGTCGAGGAAGCCGGCACCGACTTGGCCCGCATCGGCATGGAAGTCGACGTTCTCAAGATCGCCGGTATCTCCGACCGCAATGGTTATCTCGAATCGCTTGGTCAGCGCCGCATCGCCGAGGTGAAACGCGACGCCACGGTAGGCACCGCCGAGGCTGAGCGGGACGCCCAGATCCAGTCGGCCAAGGCGCGCCAGGCCGGTGCGGTCGCCCAGGCCGAAGCCGACACTGCCATCGCTACCGCCAATCAGAAGCGCGATGTCGAGCTGGCCCGGTTGCGCGCCCAGACCGAGGCCGAGAACGCCCAAGCTGACCAGGCCGGTCCGCTGGCGCACGCTCGCGCCGAGAAGGACGTCGGGATCGCCGTCGAACAGGCCGAGGCCGCCCGTGTGCAGGCCCGCATTGAAGTGGAACAGCGTCGCGCCGAGCAGGCCCAGGCCGCGCTGCAAGCCGATGTGATCGCCCCCGCCGAGGCGCAGCGGCAGGCCGATGTGGCCCGGGCCGAGGGGCAGCGCCAGGCCGCGATCCTGGCGGCACAGGCCCAGGCAGAGGCGGCCCGACAGGCCGGTGAAGCACAAGCCGACGCGCGCAAGGCGGCCGCCGACGCCCTGCGGGTGGAACGCCAGGCCGAAGCCGACGGCGCCAGGGCGGCCCTGGTCGCCGAAGCCGAGGGCACCAAGGCCAAGCTGCTTGCCGAAGCCGAGGGTAAGAAGGAGATTGCCAACGCCCTCAACAGCTACAGCGCGGAGGCAGCCCGAATGCTGATGCTCCCCGACGTGCTGGCTTCGGTGGTGGCGGCCACCCAGGCCGCAGCCGCGCCACTGTCGGACATCGAGCGACTGTCGATTGTCGGCGGTGCCGGCGATGCGCAGGATGCGATCGGCGGTCTACTGGGTATCAGTCCGTTGGGCATCGCCAAGGTGCTGGAAACGTTGAAGGCATCCGGGGTGGACGTGGCGGCCATGCTGAGTCCGAAGGACACCGAATCGCCACCGGTCCCCAACTCGTATCCGCTGCCCACCGAGTAA
- the rfbC gene encoding dTDP-4-dehydrorhamnose 3,5-epimerase: MQARELAIPGAWELTPTQHSDSRGVFFEWFTDREFTAFAGHRFDLRQANCSVSSAGVLRGLHFAQLPPGQAKYVTCVSGSVFDVVVDIRVGSPTYGHWDAVLLDAQDRRSVYLAAGLAHGFLALQDNSTVMYLCSAEYDPQREHTICATDPAIGIDWPADHPLVLSDRDASAPSLEQVREAGLLPSWKPTPEPR; the protein is encoded by the coding sequence GTGCAGGCGCGCGAGCTGGCCATCCCCGGAGCATGGGAGCTCACCCCGACTCAGCACTCCGATTCCCGCGGCGTGTTCTTCGAGTGGTTCACCGACCGCGAATTCACCGCATTCGCCGGGCACCGTTTCGACCTGCGCCAAGCCAACTGCTCGGTGTCGAGCGCCGGAGTGCTGCGCGGACTGCACTTTGCCCAACTGCCGCCCGGTCAAGCCAAATACGTCACCTGCGTGTCAGGTTCGGTCTTCGACGTCGTCGTCGACATCCGGGTCGGCTCCCCGACCTACGGTCACTGGGATGCGGTACTGCTGGACGCCCAGGATCGTCGGTCGGTGTATCTCGCCGCGGGCTTGGCGCATGGATTCCTTGCACTGCAAGACAATTCGACGGTGATGTACCTGTGCTCAGCCGAATACGATCCGCAGCGCGAGCACACCATCTGCGCCACCGACCCCGCGATCGGGATCGACTGGCCGGCCGATCACCCGTTGGTGCTCTCTGACCGGGATGCGAGCGCCCCGTCGCTGGAGCAGGTCCGGGAAGCCGGGTTGCTGCCCTCCTGGAAGCCCACCCCCGAGCCGCGCTAG
- a CDS encoding LLM class F420-dependent oxidoreductase gives MSDTFALKPDLGRYAVWTFGSPTPEQAAEIERLGYGAIWVGGSPAADLAFVEPLLAATATLQVATGIVNIWSAPAEQVAESYHRIESAYPDRFLLGIGVGHSEATAEYRSPFAALTDYLDALDEAGVPTSRRVLAALGPKVLQLAAQRSAGAHPYLTTPEHTASARELVGPSVFLAPEHKVVLSTDAGAAREAGREAVGFYLRLSNYVNNWRRLGFSDRDVRAPGSDRLIDAVVAHGTADEIAARLREHLDAGADQVTIQVLGGWKNLLPTLTELAGPLGL, from the coding sequence ATGTCGGACACGTTCGCACTCAAGCCCGACCTGGGCCGCTACGCGGTGTGGACCTTCGGATCCCCCACTCCTGAACAGGCCGCCGAGATCGAACGCCTGGGCTACGGCGCCATCTGGGTGGGCGGCTCGCCGGCCGCTGACCTGGCATTTGTCGAGCCGCTGCTGGCGGCGACCGCGACCCTGCAAGTGGCCACCGGGATCGTCAACATCTGGTCCGCACCGGCCGAGCAGGTCGCCGAGTCCTACCACCGCATCGAATCCGCCTACCCAGACCGGTTCCTGCTCGGCATCGGAGTCGGCCACTCCGAGGCCACCGCCGAGTACCGCAGCCCGTTTGCCGCCCTGACCGATTACCTGGACGCCCTCGACGAGGCCGGGGTGCCGACCAGCCGCCGGGTGCTGGCAGCACTGGGCCCCAAGGTGCTGCAGTTGGCGGCGCAGCGAAGCGCCGGGGCGCACCCCTACCTGACCACCCCCGAGCACACCGCGAGTGCGCGCGAGCTGGTCGGCCCGTCGGTGTTCCTGGCGCCCGAGCACAAAGTGGTGTTGTCCACCGATGCCGGCGCGGCCCGCGAGGCCGGACGCGAGGCGGTCGGCTTCTACCTGCGGCTGTCCAACTACGTCAACAACTGGCGCCGGCTGGGGTTCAGCGACCGCGACGTGCGCGCGCCGGGCAGCGACCGGTTGATCGACGCGGTGGTGGCGCACGGCACCGCCGACGAGATCGCCGCTCGCCTGCGCGAGCACCTGGACGCCGGTGCGGACCAAGTGACCATCCAGGTGCTGGGCGGTTGGAAGAACCTGCTGCCGACCCTGACCGAGCTGGCCGGGCCCCTGGGATTGTGA
- a CDS encoding CoA-acylating methylmalonate-semialdehyde dehydrogenase, producing the protein MSTQIPHFIDGHRNAGSSQRTTDVFDPNTGKVQATLPLANTADVDAAVTSAAAAQRGWAAYNPQRRARVMMRFIDLVNTHVDELAELLSREHGKTLEDARGDIQRGIEVIEFCVGIPHLLKGEHTEGAGPGIDVFSLRQPLGVVAGITPFNFPAMIPLWQAGPALACGNAFILKPSERDPSVPVRLAELFVEAGLPPGVLQVVHGDKEAVDALLHHPQVAAIGFVGSSDIAQYIYSTATANGKRAQCFGGAKNHMIVMPDADLDQAVDALIGAGYGSAGERCMAISVAVPVGEQTAERLRSRLVERINGLRVGHSLDPKADYGPLVTRAALDRVNDYIGQGVTAGAELVIDGRERASDDTQFGDADLTGGFFAGPTLFDRVTTDMSIYTDEIFGPVLCIVRAHDYEEALRLPSEHEYGNGVAIFTRDGDTARDFTSRVQVGMVGVNVPIPVPVAYHTFGGWKRSGFGDLNQHGTASITFYTKVKTVTQRWPSGIKDGAEFHIPTME; encoded by the coding sequence ATGAGCACACAGATTCCGCACTTCATCGATGGCCACCGAAACGCCGGCTCGTCACAGCGCACCACCGATGTCTTCGACCCCAACACCGGAAAGGTGCAGGCCACCCTGCCGCTGGCCAACACCGCGGACGTCGACGCCGCGGTCACCTCCGCGGCCGCGGCCCAGCGCGGTTGGGCCGCCTACAACCCGCAGCGCCGGGCCCGGGTGATGATGCGTTTCATCGACCTGGTCAACACCCACGTCGACGAGCTGGCCGAGTTGCTCTCCCGCGAGCACGGCAAGACCCTCGAGGACGCCCGCGGCGACATCCAGCGCGGCATCGAGGTGATCGAGTTCTGCGTCGGGATCCCGCACCTGCTCAAAGGCGAGCACACCGAGGGCGCCGGCCCGGGCATCGACGTGTTCTCGCTGCGCCAGCCGCTGGGCGTGGTCGCCGGGATCACTCCGTTCAACTTCCCGGCGATGATCCCGCTGTGGCAGGCCGGACCGGCCCTGGCGTGTGGAAATGCATTCATCCTCAAGCCGTCCGAGCGTGACCCGTCGGTGCCGGTGCGTCTTGCCGAATTGTTCGTGGAGGCCGGCTTGCCGCCGGGCGTGCTGCAGGTGGTGCACGGCGACAAGGAAGCCGTCGACGCCCTGCTGCACCACCCGCAGGTCGCCGCGATCGGCTTCGTCGGCAGCTCCGACATCGCGCAGTACATCTATTCGACGGCCACCGCCAACGGTAAACGTGCCCAGTGCTTCGGTGGGGCCAAGAACCACATGATCGTGATGCCCGACGCCGACCTGGACCAGGCCGTCGACGCACTGATCGGCGCCGGCTACGGCAGTGCCGGGGAGCGCTGCATGGCGATCTCGGTGGCGGTCCCCGTCGGCGAGCAGACCGCCGAGCGGTTGCGCTCCCGGCTAGTGGAGCGCATCAACGGCCTGCGGGTCGGCCACAGCCTGGACCCCAAGGCGGACTACGGCCCGCTGGTCACCCGGGCCGCTCTGGACCGGGTCAACGACTACATCGGCCAAGGCGTGACCGCCGGCGCCGAGCTGGTGATCGACGGCCGCGAACGGGCCAGCGACGACACCCAATTCGGCGACGCCGATCTGACCGGCGGCTTCTTCGCCGGCCCAACGCTGTTCGACCGTGTCACCACCGACATGTCGATCTACACCGACGAGATCTTCGGCCCGGTGCTGTGCATCGTGCGTGCCCACGATTACGAAGAAGCCCTGCGCCTGCCCAGCGAGCACGAGTACGGCAACGGGGTGGCGATCTTCACCCGCGACGGCGACACCGCCCGCGACTTCACCTCCCGGGTGCAGGTCGGCATGGTCGGTGTGAACGTGCCGATTCCGGTGCCGGTGGCCTATCACACCTTCGGCGGCTGGAAGCGGTCCGGCTTCGGCGACCTCAACCAGCACGGGACGGCGTCCATCACGTTCTACACGAAGGTGAAGACCGTCACGCAGCGTTGGCCCTCGGGGATCAAGGATGGCGCTGAATTCCACATCCCCACAATGGAATAG